Proteins from a genomic interval of Schistosoma mansoni strain Puerto Rico chromosome 2, complete genome:
- a CDS encoding putative tubulin delta chain encodes MYSVIFRQFYCDLCFCFPVQMSIVSLQIGQCGNQIGAKFFSTVYDDCCAKENSLLSKTDTDYIRDSLNTFFYQSSKGCLTARCVQVDMEEKVIASVTKSTCPEKWGYSPNSFFTSKCGSGNNWAYGYFVHGSEFEDQIQCLIQNQLENCDSLDGILVSMSLAGGTGSGVGTKILTQLSDIIPKACVLSQLIWPFTRGEVSVQAYNAILTLGHLLSPSTANSLDGFIMHHNDTLHSICSNRLLASDPNCQIGMDHLNALLTHQLAGILQPTINYTEPEHFKDKKRLTSYLLDLCGHPDYRITRLRCLPYMPVENRKFCTETWAQLARHARQMLLTGSAVEDKLDWSASTSNCGSNNRIENSRLPLLSYLSVLRGDGASDHVRDSNTFVHSLTRDLLISGPPPAHVPPSFGSVVRGHHRHFGEYPRSLFVASNGGDTSASLKYVSLRAWELFASRAYIHQYEKYGLTTDIFMDCVATVEQIAHCYSTLSWH; translated from the exons ATGTATTCTGTCATTTTTAGACAATTTTACTGTGATCTATGCTTTTGTTTTCCAGTTCAAATGTCTATAGTTTCCCTTCAAATTGGCCAATGTGGTAATCAAATTGGAGCAAAATTTTTCAGTACTGTATATGATGACTGTTGTGCCAAGGAAAATTCACTTCTATCAAAAACCGATACAGATTATATTAGAGACTCATTAAATACATTTTTCTACCAATCTTCAA AAGGATGTTTGACAGCCAGGTGTGTTCAGGTAGACATGGAAGAAAAGGTTATTGCCAGTGTCACCAAAAGTACCTGTCCGGAAAAGTGGGGTTATTCTCCTAATAGCTTTTTCACATCCAAATGTGGTTCAG GTAATAATTGGGCGTACGGCTATTTTGTTCATGGAAGTGAATTCGAAGATCAAATACAATGTTTAATTCAGAATCAACTAGAAAATTGTGATTCACTAGATGGAATCTTGGTATCCATGAGTTTAGCTGGTGGGACAGGTTCCGGTGTGGGCACAAAAATACTCAC ACAATTATCTGACATTATACCTAAAGCATGTGTGCTCTCACAGTTAATATGGCCATTTACACGTGGTGAAGTATCTGTTCAAGCTTATAATGCTATACTTACACTTGGACATTTGTTGTCTCCATCTACAGCAAATAGTCTCGATGGTTTCATAATGCATCATAATGATACGCTACATTCAATTTGTTCAAATCGTCTTTTGGCTAGTGATCCAAATTGTCAAATCGGTATGGATCATTTAAATGCTCTCCTTACTCATCAGTTAGCTGGGATTTTACAG CCAACTATAAATTATACTGAACCAGAACATTTTAAGGATAAAAAACGATTAACATCTTATTTATTGGATCTATGTGGACATCCTGATTATCGAATAACTCGTTTACGTTGTTTACCGTACATGCCTGTAGAAAATCGTAAATTTTGTACAGAAACTTGGGCTCAGTTAGCTCGTCATGCTAGACAAATGTTATTGACGGGTTCTGCTGTAGAAGATA AACTTGATTGGTCGGCCAGTACTTCAAATTGTGGATCTAATAACCGAATTGAAAATTCACGGCTCCCATTACTTTCCTATTTATCTGTATTGCGAGGTGACGGAGCAAGTGATCATGTTCGAGATTCGAATACTTTTGTTCATTCACTTACAAGGGACCTTTTGATTTCTGGGCCTCCACCAGCTCATGTCCCTCCTTCTTTTGGCTCAGTTGTTCGTGGGCATCATCGTCATTTTGGAGAATATCCTCGTAGTTTGTTTGTTGCTTCTAATGGTG GTGACACATCAGCTAGTTTGAAATATGTATCCCTCCGTGCCTGGGAACTGTTTGCTTCTAGAGCATATATACATCAATATGAAAAATATGGATTGACAACAGATATCTTCATGGATTGTGTTGCTACAGTAGAGCAAATTGCACATTGCTATTCTACTCTATCATGGCACTAA